The following are from one region of the Anaeropeptidivorans aminofermentans genome:
- a CDS encoding calcium-translocating P-type ATPase, PMCA-type, which translates to MYWHNMSFEETIKELDSDISFGLSNRQAEEKREQYGSNEITEKKRVSPITRFFMQFNDFMIFILLIAAGVSMGISLLNGERDFIDPIIILMIVILNAFLGLFQELKAEKSLEALKKLSAPEATVIRGGKLVKLSTKLLVPGDIIIVHSGDMVPADARLIESINLKAEEAALTGESAPVDKDASLKVKAGSLVGDRKNMIFAGSSITYGRGKAIVTATGMYTEMGKIADLISKDEAPDTPLQLKLAETSKILGMGALIICLIIFIIGLLRSFPPFFMFMTSVSLAVAAIPEGLPAIVTIMLAIGVQRMAGRRAIIRRLPAVETLGSANVICSDKTGTLTQNKMRVVEISGLNGELDKKSREYGNILQYGALCNDSVLEVRGEERNVFGDPTESALVLAAYEDMIAKNDLDDKFPRVGEVPFDSSRKLMTTIHKTDEGYLCITKGAPDILINKCRAYCSRGAEIPLGPSDSQRAKRLNSEMAGRALRVIGISYKIVKELPKNIKAETIENDLVFMGFFGIIDPPRPEVLHAVRVCKKAGIKPVMVTGDHVITAKAIAEKIGIMKAGDKAITGEELNKISQEELNEIIDDYTVFARVTPEHKVKIVKAFQSQGNVVAMTGDGVNDAPALKAADIGCAMGITGTDVAKGAADMVLMDDNFATIVEAVREGRGIYENIRKAIHFLLSSNIGEILTIFVSILLGWDMPLLAIHLLWVNLITDSLPAVALGLDPAEDTAMERKPYSNHRSFFSDGLWKRIAIEGVMIGLLALIAFGTGVVYFDPEGSCLIGRTMCFATLSISQLVHAFNMRSEKSIFEVGIKGNLYLIGAFFIGVILEAAVIMIPSVSRIFRVSALDFKQWLIVALLCFMPIFIVEMEKFLTKPRTFTANTKSLLK; encoded by the coding sequence ATGTACTGGCATAATATGTCTTTTGAAGAAACAATAAAGGAACTTGATAGCGATATAAGCTTCGGCTTATCAAACCGGCAGGCAGAGGAAAAACGAGAGCAGTATGGTTCCAATGAAATTACAGAGAAAAAAAGAGTTAGCCCGATTACTCGATTTTTTATGCAGTTTAATGACTTTATGATTTTTATCTTGCTTATTGCGGCAGGGGTTTCCATGGGAATCAGCCTGCTAAACGGAGAAAGAGATTTTATCGACCCTATCATTATATTAATGATTGTAATACTCAATGCTTTTCTGGGGCTTTTTCAAGAGCTTAAAGCAGAGAAATCTCTTGAGGCCCTCAAGAAGCTTTCCGCCCCCGAAGCTACAGTAATAAGGGGAGGAAAACTGGTTAAGCTAAGCACCAAGCTTTTAGTCCCTGGGGATATCATTATAGTGCATTCCGGAGACATGGTTCCGGCAGATGCAAGGCTTATTGAAAGCATAAATTTAAAGGCCGAAGAAGCGGCGCTTACGGGGGAATCGGCCCCGGTAGATAAGGATGCTTCTTTAAAGGTAAAAGCAGGCTCTTTGGTGGGCGACAGAAAGAATATGATATTTGCAGGCTCCAGCATAACCTACGGAAGGGGAAAGGCCATCGTTACAGCAACGGGAATGTATACGGAGATGGGTAAAATTGCAGATTTAATTTCAAAAGATGAGGCTCCTGATACGCCTTTGCAGCTGAAGCTTGCAGAAACAAGTAAAATTTTAGGTATGGGCGCCCTTATCATCTGTTTAATTATATTTATTATAGGCCTTTTAAGGTCATTTCCGCCGTTTTTTATGTTTATGACCTCCGTTAGCCTTGCAGTTGCGGCAATTCCTGAGGGCCTGCCTGCTATCGTTACAATTATGCTTGCCATAGGCGTTCAGAGAATGGCTGGAAGAAGAGCCATCATAAGAAGGCTTCCTGCCGTTGAAACATTAGGAAGCGCAAACGTCATATGCTCTGACAAAACAGGCACATTGACCCAGAATAAAATGCGCGTTGTTGAAATATCCGGCCTTAACGGCGAGCTTGATAAAAAATCAAGAGAGTACGGCAATATTTTACAATACGGCGCTTTATGCAACGACAGTGTTTTAGAAGTGCGGGGAGAGGAAAGAAATGTTTTCGGCGACCCTACAGAATCTGCTCTTGTTCTTGCGGCTTATGAGGATATGATTGCTAAAAATGACCTTGATGATAAATTTCCGAGAGTGGGAGAGGTTCCCTTTGATTCCTCAAGAAAGCTTATGACCACAATACATAAAACCGATGAGGGATACCTTTGCATAACAAAGGGTGCCCCGGATATCCTGATAAATAAATGCAGAGCCTATTGTTCAAGAGGTGCAGAGATTCCGTTAGGTCCTTCCGACAGTCAAAGGGCAAAAAGGCTTAATTCAGAAATGGCTGGAAGAGCCTTAAGAGTAATCGGAATATCTTATAAAATAGTCAAGGAGCTTCCCAAAAATATTAAGGCAGAAACCATAGAAAACGATCTTGTGTTTATGGGATTTTTCGGCATCATAGACCCGCCGAGACCGGAGGTTCTCCATGCCGTAAGAGTATGTAAAAAGGCTGGTATAAAGCCTGTTATGGTTACGGGAGACCATGTGATTACAGCAAAGGCCATAGCTGAAAAAATAGGCATTATGAAAGCGGGGGATAAAGCTATTACGGGAGAGGAGCTTAATAAAATCTCTCAGGAAGAGCTTAATGAAATCATAGACGATTATACGGTATTTGCAAGGGTTACACCGGAGCATAAGGTGAAAATAGTAAAGGCCTTTCAGTCTCAGGGGAATGTAGTTGCCATGACGGGGGACGGCGTAAACGACGCTCCTGCTCTTAAAGCGGCGGATATCGGCTGTGCCATGGGCATAACGGGAACAGATGTTGCCAAGGGAGCAGCGGATATGGTTTTAATGGACGATAATTTTGCTACCATCGTTGAAGCCGTAAGAGAAGGCAGAGGAATTTACGAAAACATCAGAAAGGCTATACACTTCCTTCTTTCCAGTAATATCGGAGAAATCCTTACAATATTCGTTTCTATTTTGCTTGGATGGGACATGCCCTTACTGGCAATCCATCTTTTATGGGTAAACCTTATTACAGACTCTCTTCCGGCGGTGGCTCTGGGCCTTGACCCGGCAGAAGATACGGCCATGGAAAGAAAACCTTATTCAAACCACAGAAGCTTTTTCTCCGACGGGCTTTGGAAGCGCATTGCCATAGAAGGCGTTATGATCGGCCTTCTTGCCCTTATTGCCTTCGGTACAGGCGTCGTTTATTTCGACCCGGAAGGCTCCTGCCTCATAGGCCGCACCATGTGCTTTGCCACTTTAAGCATAAGCCAGCTGGTTCATGCATTTAACATGAGAAGCGAAAAAAGCATATTTGAAGTGGGTATAAAAGGCAATCTGTATTTAATAGGAGCATTTTTCATAGGGGTTATACTGGAAGCGGCTGTTATCATGATTCCTTCCGTAAGCAGAATATTCAGAGTTTCCGCTCTTGATTTTAAACAATGGCTTATCGTGGCCTTACTCTGCTTCATGCCTATTTTCATCGTTGAAATGGAAAAGTTTTTAACAAAACCGAGAACCTTTACAGCAAATACAAAAAGCCTTTTAAAATAA
- a CDS encoding tetratricopeptide repeat protein, with protein sequence MGLFYTNILGLLGNYFYAVGDYQRAEKYLKKAIKKETIQPTVYLNYGIILLFRENYDEALKYFEEARNHNKSAAIDKNLSLTMGSCYIAMGKNEEAIKELEALKNGYSEGRERVLNVLAYAYLKEGNIKNALSNINLSLEKNPSAAAAYEIKGLIYYKLNDFETAKAALLKALEADKSLLDSNFYLGLIYEHEDNTALAKKYFMAASLCNATKLNSTTKEEIEMKLSKY encoded by the coding sequence TTGGGCCTGTTTTATACAAATATCCTCGGCCTCTTGGGAAATTATTTCTATGCAGTGGGAGATTATCAAAGGGCTGAAAAATATCTTAAAAAAGCAATAAAAAAAGAGACAATCCAGCCCACAGTTTATCTCAATTACGGCATTATTCTATTATTCAGAGAAAATTATGACGAAGCGCTGAAATATTTTGAAGAAGCAAGAAATCACAATAAAAGCGCCGCCATTGATAAAAATTTAAGCCTTACTATGGGCAGCTGCTATATCGCAATGGGTAAAAATGAAGAAGCCATCAAAGAGCTTGAAGCCCTTAAAAACGGCTATTCCGAAGGGCGGGAAAGAGTTTTAAACGTTCTGGCCTATGCCTATTTAAAAGAAGGCAATATTAAAAATGCCCTCTCTAATATCAATCTTTCCCTTGAAAAAAATCCTTCTGCCGCAGCAGCTTATGAAATTAAAGGCCTTATATATTATAAGCTGAATGATTTTGAAACGGCAAAAGCGGCCCTTCTGAAAGCGTTGGAGGCCGACAAATCTCTTCTCGACAGCAATTTTTATTTAGGGCTTATCTATGAGCATGAAGATAATACTGCTCTTGCCAAAAAATACTTTATGGCGGCTTCTTTATGCAATGCCACAAAGCTCAACAGCACCACAAAAGAAGAAATCGAAATGAAGCTTTCTAAGTATTAA
- a CDS encoding serine hydrolase domain-containing protein, with protein sequence MKKIWAFLLSLTLLLNPISVFGADTDYGSDMIPAGYIPLRNAAEISGANVFTEGEYVIVEYKGVTYKYKQESFDAYTGENEIKLSYPVIIRKGKSYAHYDDVAYLFTEENDSYKETKKTVVTLAYSLMDTYDVPGTVFTLTDGDTGYTWTRGFGYSDIENNIKVEKDTAFNLASISKVFTAISVMQLAELGKINLNEKVTHYVPELNIAPHPIYGGDFKDITVNMLLSHVSGIPGDLFDSFYTKDTYNKDYMNKFVENINKEYMDNKPLERWSYSNSSYVLLGIIASRAAGFDDDFNGFIEYTQKNIFEKTGMKNTSFFADENIKSKLAAPYSRASEPKEKSNLIVNALPAGGLYSTAEDMSEFMKIFLNNGSYGEKSLLTDTSVSVMTSPSGYDMGLNPQLIMGKGMYITEFLGVKMVGHGGDVAHYHSDMQLSLDNKIGVFASANSSSSVLLSSALTAYALNSAVDEKIGAEPEQGLIKSTKPIKPGAEALKKYEGYFTNIGKISVFDDESLLINDYGLQLISQDDGSFYSGSLGRITFETVKGINLMLLGDGPKTVLGEGITPEKIDEDFSKWEGSYIPYNQQEYDCPVLKLFKVGRTEEGYGAVKFTTTDNQESSRMLLGNTLEKDMYYILGTARNHGKVLKFYEENGLQFLEVYGIKAVKVDTGL encoded by the coding sequence ATGAAAAAAATATGGGCTTTTTTACTGTCGCTTACGCTTCTTTTAAATCCTATTTCGGTTTTTGGAGCAGATACCGATTATGGCTCGGATATGATTCCAGCGGGGTATATTCCTTTAAGAAATGCCGCGGAAATTTCAGGGGCAAATGTTTTCACAGAAGGGGAATACGTTATTGTAGAATATAAAGGCGTTACTTATAAATATAAGCAGGAAAGCTTTGATGCTTATACCGGTGAAAATGAAATCAAGCTTTCATATCCCGTAATTATAAGAAAAGGAAAGAGCTACGCCCATTATGACGATGTGGCCTATTTGTTTACAGAAGAAAACGACAGCTATAAAGAGACCAAAAAGACGGTTGTAACCTTAGCCTATAGCCTTATGGATACCTATGATGTTCCGGGGACGGTTTTTACCCTTACAGACGGGGATACAGGATATACATGGACGAGAGGCTTCGGCTATTCCGATATTGAAAATAATATAAAAGTAGAGAAAGATACAGCATTTAATCTTGCGTCTATTTCAAAGGTATTTACGGCTATTTCTGTGATGCAGCTTGCGGAGCTTGGAAAAATAAACCTCAATGAAAAAGTAACGCATTATGTTCCGGAGCTTAATATAGCCCCCCACCCAATATACGGAGGAGATTTTAAGGATATCACTGTAAATATGCTCTTAAGCCATGTTTCCGGTATACCCGGTGATTTATTTGATAGCTTCTATACGAAAGACACTTATAATAAGGATTATATGAATAAGTTCGTTGAAAACATCAATAAAGAATATATGGACAATAAGCCTCTTGAAAGATGGAGCTATTCTAACAGCAGCTATGTCCTTTTGGGTATCATCGCATCAAGGGCCGCAGGCTTTGACGACGATTTTAACGGCTTTATAGAATATACACAGAAGAATATCTTTGAAAAAACAGGGATGAAAAACACTTCTTTTTTCGCCGATGAAAATATTAAATCAAAGCTTGCGGCTCCTTATTCCAGAGCATCGGAGCCAAAGGAAAAAAGCAATTTAATAGTGAATGCCCTTCCGGCAGGGGGATTATACTCAACTGCAGAGGATATGTCCGAATTTATGAAAATATTTCTTAATAACGGTTCCTACGGTGAAAAAAGCCTTCTTACAGATACCAGTGTTTCCGTTATGACCAGCCCTTCCGGATACGATATGGGCCTTAATCCCCAGCTTATTATGGGTAAAGGCATGTATATAACTGAATTTTTAGGCGTAAAAATGGTTGGCCACGGAGGCGATGTGGCCCATTACCATTCTGATATGCAGCTTTCTCTTGACAATAAAATAGGGGTTTTCGCATCTGCCAACAGCTCTTCCTCAGTGCTTTTAAGTTCTGCCTTAACGGCTTATGCATTAAACAGTGCCGTTGACGAAAAAATAGGGGCAGAGCCTGAACAAGGGCTTATCAAAAGCACAAAACCTATTAAGCCGGGAGCAGAAGCCCTTAAAAAATACGAGGGGTATTTTACCAATATAGGCAAAATAAGTGTATTTGATGATGAAAGCTTATTAATAAATGATTACGGCTTACAGCTTATAAGCCAAGACGACGGAAGCTTTTATTCAGGAAGCCTTGGACGAATCACATTTGAAACTGTCAAGGGTATTAATCTTATGCTTCTTGGAGACGGGCCGAAAACTGTTTTAGGAGAAGGCATAACACCTGAAAAAATAGACGAAGATTTTTCAAAATGGGAAGGCAGCTACATTCCCTACAACCAGCAGGAATATGACTGCCCGGTACTTAAGCTTTTTAAAGTAGGCCGTACCGAAGAAGGCTATGGAGCGGTGAAGTTTACTACCACGGATAATCAGGAAAGTTCCAGAATGCTTTTAGGAAACACCTTGGAAAAAGACATGTATTATATTTTAGGAACAGCAAGAAACCATGGCAAGGTCCTTAAATTCTATGAAGAAAACGGCCTTCAGTTTCTTGAAGTATATGGCATAAAGGCCGTAAAGGTTGATACAGGCTTATAA
- a CDS encoding DUF3048 domain-containing protein produces the protein MIKRILAVVIASIFVFSACGREGKEDDNPSAPSEEASGVSRDKEEVPEEPKEEGPDLTGLAIDPLTGLYIDEKETGKRPYAVVINNLPKALPQSGISQADILYEVLAEGGITRLIAIFKDFDSKKIGSVRSTRPYFLDFAIDNDAIFVHHGGSEQGYADIRRLGYDHLDGMQLDGKTFVRDKERLSKPGMYEHSSFTAAELLKSEASAKGFRLELKEEYEAPFDFYSETEEMPKGDAAFNITVPFAPQSQVGYFEYDKEEEKYLRFQNGNKHIDSENNEQLKVNNIIIQYVGMKVIDNEGRREFDNIGSGDGLLITKGVSYPIKWSKAGKLEPTLWTDEKGDKIKLNPGKTWICVFQKGSEIIIEDGSEKPQESPRP, from the coding sequence ATGATTAAGCGGATTTTAGCAGTAGTTATTGCATCAATTTTTGTTTTTTCAGCATGCGGCAGGGAAGGAAAAGAAGATGATAATCCTTCTGCACCTTCAGAGGAAGCATCTGGAGTCTCAAGAGATAAAGAGGAAGTTCCTGAGGAGCCTAAGGAAGAAGGCCCAGATTTAACAGGCCTTGCCATAGATCCCCTTACAGGTCTTTACATAGATGAAAAAGAAACCGGAAAAAGACCCTATGCCGTTGTAATAAATAATTTGCCTAAGGCCCTCCCACAAAGCGGAATATCTCAGGCGGATATTCTATATGAGGTTTTGGCAGAAGGGGGAATAACCCGCCTGATAGCCATATTTAAAGATTTTGACAGTAAAAAAATAGGCTCTGTACGAAGCACAAGACCGTATTTTCTTGACTTTGCCATAGATAATGATGCTATTTTTGTCCATCACGGGGGAAGCGAGCAGGGATATGCCGATATACGCCGTTTGGGATACGACCATTTAGACGGAATGCAGCTTGACGGAAAAACCTTTGTAAGAGATAAAGAAAGGCTCAGTAAGCCCGGAATGTACGAGCATTCTTCCTTTACCGCAGCGGAATTGCTTAAGAGCGAAGCTTCCGCAAAGGGTTTTCGCCTCGAGCTTAAAGAAGAATACGAGGCGCCTTTTGATTTTTATTCAGAAACTGAGGAGATGCCTAAAGGAGATGCAGCGTTCAATATAACCGTGCCTTTTGCTCCTCAAAGCCAGGTGGGATATTTTGAATATGACAAGGAAGAAGAAAAGTATTTAAGGTTTCAAAATGGAAATAAGCATATAGACAGCGAGAATAATGAGCAGCTTAAGGTAAATAATATAATTATTCAATACGTCGGCATGAAAGTAATAGACAATGAGGGAAGAAGAGAATTCGATAATATTGGAAGCGGAGACGGTCTTTTAATTACAAAGGGAGTTTCCTATCCCATAAAATGGTCTAAGGCGGGAAAGCTTGAGCCTACCTTATGGACAGATGAAAAGGGAGATAAAATAAAGCTTAACCCCGGCAAAACCTGGATATGTGTTTTTCAAAAGGGCTCTGAAATTATAATTGAAGACGGAAGCGAAAAACCGCAGGAATCCCCAAGACCTTAA
- a CDS encoding DUF4340 domain-containing protein — translation MKKRAMTLGISAVILIALIAVYFFVGNENKEEDMKEDPTANLVYLTQKTREDIDRAIIRNSKGEIDFAADRTGDIRWNVSGSESLKLDDSLVSVFMRTAAELRGRKLEEAGSPEEYGLNNSSSAEIHFTDGNVVNIKVGKRTPDEQYYYASVDGKDGIYLIDMVEGRRFEQSLNDLIDHKAKTIDTGSLKEIYIKKQGEEALKYYEGYPKGIEYITRLSPSLISPEDGILLAKASINTILGPLGALQFDEIISLNDNNLEEYGLLAPSLEISLKTEKDELNFLIGKEAEGNKVYFKYASEPYIYTIDKSLVLPVMQMKKDDLLSKHLSFVDIAYVEKAVISALDKKYEIIPNYYEEVKGDVKSAAYKPTINNKPVNETEYKKYYEILKLMPWDGRINDFEASGEPAAVIKYYAEIPAESINKEINDGRASELFDRAGERKAYEVEIQFYNYNENYYAVKRSGFEDTFLVNKRHMKDIVERTELLMEKGE, via the coding sequence ATGAAGAAAAGAGCTATGACCTTAGGTATTTCCGCAGTAATCTTAATAGCCCTTATAGCCGTATATTTTTTCGTAGGCAATGAAAATAAGGAAGAAGATATGAAAGAGGACCCGACGGCCAATCTCGTTTACCTTACTCAAAAAACAAGAGAAGATATTGATAGGGCTATCATCAGAAACAGCAAAGGAGAAATTGACTTTGCAGCAGACAGAACAGGGGATATAAGATGGAATGTTTCCGGAAGCGAAAGTCTTAAGCTTGACGATTCCCTTGTAAGCGTATTTATGAGAACGGCGGCGGAATTAAGGGGAAGAAAGCTTGAAGAAGCGGGAAGCCCCGAAGAATACGGCCTGAATAATTCTTCGTCTGCAGAAATCCACTTTACCGACGGAAATGTTGTAAATATTAAAGTAGGAAAGCGTACCCCCGATGAACAGTATTATTATGCTTCCGTTGACGGTAAAGATGGAATTTACCTTATTGATATGGTGGAAGGCAGAAGGTTTGAGCAGTCCCTTAATGACCTTATAGACCACAAGGCAAAAACCATAGACACCGGCTCCTTAAAGGAAATATATATAAAGAAGCAAGGAGAAGAGGCCCTGAAATACTATGAGGGCTATCCCAAGGGAATAGAGTATATTACAAGGTTAAGTCCTTCTTTAATAAGCCCCGAAGATGGAATATTACTTGCCAAGGCGAGCATTAACACTATATTGGGGCCTTTGGGGGCATTGCAATTTGATGAAATCATATCGCTCAACGACAATAATCTTGAAGAATACGGTCTTTTGGCACCTTCCCTTGAAATAAGCCTTAAAACCGAAAAGGACGAGCTTAATTTCCTCATCGGAAAAGAGGCGGAAGGCAATAAAGTCTATTTTAAATATGCTTCTGAGCCTTATATTTACACGATAGATAAATCCCTTGTACTTCCTGTGATGCAAATGAAAAAGGATGACCTTTTATCGAAGCATTTATCCTTTGTGGACATAGCCTATGTCGAAAAGGCCGTAATAAGCGCTTTAGACAAAAAATACGAGATTATCCCCAACTATTATGAGGAAGTAAAAGGAGACGTAAAAAGCGCGGCTTATAAGCCTACCATAAACAATAAGCCTGTGAATGAAACGGAATATAAAAAGTATTACGAGATATTAAAGCTTATGCCCTGGGACGGCAGAATAAATGATTTTGAAGCAAGCGGGGAGCCTGCGGCAGTTATAAAATATTATGCTGAAATACCTGCTGAAAGCATAAATAAAGAAATTAACGACGGAAGGGCTTCAGAACTTTTCGACAGAGCAGGGGAAAGAAAAGCATATGAAGTAGAGATTCAATTCTATAATTATAACGAGAATTACTATGCAGTTAAAAGAAGCGGATTTGAGGATACCTTCCTTGTAAATAAGAGACATATGAAGGATATTGTTGAAAGAACAGAGCTTCTTATGGAAAAGGGCGAATAA
- a CDS encoding GldG family protein, producing the protein MNKSGESTFKSRKTRYGAFSTLTAVFVIAILIVINLVMEKVNLNWDLTPDRFYSVSDKTKEVLSENDKDVTIYTLFKTGEEVAMYSQMLEEYEALPHITVENKDPYLNVAFIEKYKEEGKDIPVNSVIVQGPSKSKVIYASELFSTTFDYYTLSETVSTIDFEPRITSAIKYVTSENTYNIYKITGHGESDLSENYKKQISSSNFDLKELNLYSTGAIPEDASILLVTTPAMDWALEEAELVKTYLEYGGKAIFFVDFTNTALPALKSVVNSYGVDLEDNIVIEGDTAHMIPMNGSYNPLYIAPKLLQHGINNSVMDSGYSVLMPETRPLKMLDVKRDTINIEKLMVSSDSSYIKDLSGNISTLNYETGDTKGPFDLGYAITENYSASLTKETTKIIVLGSTSLINDSYNNGANSLLMMNMLNWLQDEKEDIYIPGKPVLNSALNFTSYNEILKIFIVSFVVLPVIIIVSGITVYIRRRNK; encoded by the coding sequence ATGAATAAATCCGGTGAAAGCACATTTAAATCCAGAAAAACAAGATACGGCGCATTTTCAACCTTAACGGCTGTATTTGTCATAGCAATTTTAATCGTTATAAACCTTGTGATGGAAAAAGTCAATTTAAATTGGGATTTGACTCCCGACAGATTTTATTCCGTTTCCGATAAAACAAAAGAGGTACTTTCAGAAAATGATAAGGATGTAACCATCTATACTCTTTTTAAAACAGGAGAAGAAGTTGCCATGTATTCTCAGATGCTTGAGGAATACGAAGCCCTTCCCCATATAACAGTTGAAAACAAAGACCCTTATTTAAACGTTGCCTTTATTGAAAAGTATAAAGAAGAAGGAAAGGATATTCCGGTTAACAGCGTAATCGTCCAAGGGCCTTCAAAAAGCAAGGTAATTTATGCCAGCGAGCTTTTTTCAACGACCTTTGACTACTATACTTTATCGGAAACTGTTTCTACCATAGATTTTGAACCAAGAATCACAAGCGCAATAAAATATGTTACTTCGGAAAATACTTATAATATATATAAAATAACAGGCCACGGCGAATCAGACCTTAGCGAAAACTACAAAAAACAGATTTCCTCATCTAACTTCGACCTGAAAGAGCTGAACCTCTACAGCACAGGCGCCATTCCGGAAGATGCGTCCATTCTTCTTGTTACGACGCCGGCTATGGACTGGGCCTTGGAAGAAGCGGAGCTTGTTAAAACCTATCTTGAATACGGCGGGAAGGCAATTTTCTTTGTTGATTTTACGAATACGGCTCTTCCGGCTTTAAAAAGCGTCGTGAATTCTTATGGCGTTGATTTGGAAGATAATATTGTAATTGAAGGCGATACGGCCCATATGATTCCTATGAACGGGTCCTATAATCCCCTTTATATTGCGCCGAAGCTTTTACAGCACGGCATAAACAATTCTGTTATGGATTCAGGCTATTCTGTGCTGATGCCTGAAACAAGGCCCCTTAAGATGCTTGATGTAAAAAGAGATACCATAAACATAGAAAAACTTATGGTAAGCTCCGACTCGTCTTATATAAAGGATTTGAGCGGAAATATCTCCACCCTTAATTATGAAACGGGAGATACGAAAGGGCCTTTTGACCTTGGATATGCCATAACGGAAAATTACTCAGCCTCTCTTACGAAAGAAACCACAAAGATTATTGTTTTAGGCTCTACCTCCCTTATTAACGATTCCTATAACAACGGGGCAAATTCTCTTTTGATGATGAACATGCTTAACTGGCTTCAAGACGAAAAGGAAGATATTTATATACCCGGAAAGCCTGTTTTAAACAGTGCCCTTAACTTTACTTCCTATAACGAAATATTAAAAATATTCATAGTAAGCTTTGTAGTTCTTCCTGTAATCATAATTGTTTCAGGGATTACCGTCTATATCAGGAGGCGTAACAAATAA
- a CDS encoding ABC transporter permease, with product MTAIIKKELKSYFTNMSGYIFLFFFVLLTAVFYFMNNVLAGNGDYYITIISTTILFLIMIPMITMRLFAEEQSQKTDQLLYTSPISVSGIVLGKFFAAVILLGIALIITGLFPLMLNPYGTLPVSRILGTYLGYFLLGTCFISVGIFISVLTNSQITAAIGTFAAVFGFYVSDGFIANLPSDRISSIVFIAILTLIISYVLYDSTKNIKLALILFLLICGICGAVYYLGPELYDGLIVKALKFISLMSRFGSFSMGVISLSDLIYYFTFAFAFNYFTINVIEKRRWA from the coding sequence ATGACGGCAATAATTAAAAAAGAACTTAAGTCTTATTTTACAAATATGTCAGGTTATATTTTCTTATTTTTCTTTGTCCTTCTTACTGCGGTTTTTTATTTTATGAATAATGTTCTCGCAGGAAACGGAGATTATTATATCACCATCATAAGCACGACTATTTTATTCCTTATTATGATTCCCATGATTACCATGCGGCTTTTTGCAGAAGAGCAAAGCCAGAAAACAGACCAGCTTTTATATACCTCTCCTATTTCCGTATCCGGTATCGTTTTGGGAAAGTTTTTTGCAGCGGTAATCCTTCTTGGCATAGCCCTTATAATAACAGGCTTATTTCCTTTGATGCTGAACCCTTACGGCACACTTCCTGTAAGCAGGATTTTAGGTACTTATTTAGGCTATTTTCTGCTGGGAACATGTTTTATTTCTGTAGGGATATTTATATCGGTCCTTACAAACAGCCAGATAACCGCCGCCATAGGAACCTTTGCAGCCGTATTCGGCTTTTATGTATCCGACGGCTTTATTGCAAACCTTCCTTCAGACAGGATAAGCTCGATTGTGTTTATTGCAATCCTTACTTTAATTATTTCCTATGTTCTTTATGACAGTACAAAAAATATAAAGCTTGCCCTTATTCTGTTTTTGCTTATTTGCGGAATATGCGGTGCTGTATATTATTTAGGCCCTGAACTATACGACGGCCTTATTGTAAAGGCGCTTAAATTTATATCCCTTATGTCAAGATTCGGCAGCTTTTCTATGGGGGTAATAAGCCTTTCGGATTTAATATATTATTTTACTTTTGCTTTTGCGTTTAATTACTTTACAATAAACGTAATTGAAAAAAGAAGATGGGCTTAG